A window of Fictibacillus halophilus contains these coding sequences:
- a CDS encoding YtrH family sporulation protein yields MVREFFANIILDFAIAFGVLLGGALIGGLAAFLVGKAPILEMMELAKRLKIWAIVAAIGGTFDTITNFERSFENGATIEIFKQLTYIFVAIAGANSAMQLIQWLSQENIN; encoded by the coding sequence ATGGTACGTGAATTTTTTGCGAACATCATATTAGATTTTGCTATAGCTTTCGGCGTATTGCTGGGCGGTGCATTAATCGGCGGTCTTGCAGCTTTTCTTGTAGGTAAAGCACCTATCTTAGAGATGATGGAACTTGCAAAAAGACTTAAAATATGGGCAATTGTCGCTGCTATCGGCGGAACGTTTGATACGATCACGAACTTTGAGCGAAGTTTTGAAAACGGCGCTACTATAGAGATTTTTAAGCAATTAACCTATATTTTCGTTGCGATTGCTGGTGCTAATTCTGCCATGCAATTGATACAATGGCTCAGCCAGGAGAACATCAACTGA
- the ytrI gene encoding sporulation membrane protein YtrI, whose translation MRIPPLYQRKGYQRFFAGIAIGFIIGWAFFLIQGGLAHERLVRMLDDQKDIIQDLRKKNEILTSDDEKANKELAKKFKLHEVNARFSNKDSSKLSNLTRLHLAKAVEDDLEHLIGEDTETLAKSHSLLVQAIENKTYRLDDDEQAYEVKIDHLYLYTGVLRIYISAKISE comes from the coding sequence ATGAGGATTCCCCCGCTATATCAACGAAAAGGCTACCAGCGTTTTTTTGCTGGGATAGCGATCGGATTTATTATCGGCTGGGCATTTTTTTTAATACAAGGCGGCTTGGCTCACGAAAGACTTGTTCGAATGTTGGATGACCAAAAAGATATTATCCAAGATTTGAGAAAGAAAAACGAAATCCTAACCTCAGATGATGAAAAAGCAAACAAAGAACTTGCCAAAAAGTTTAAACTTCATGAAGTTAATGCAAGGTTTTCAAACAAGGACTCTTCAAAATTATCGAATCTAACACGGCTGCACTTAGCGAAAGCAGTTGAAGACGACTTAGAGCATCTTATTGGAGAAGATACAGAAACACTTGCTAAAAGTCATTCCTTACTCGTACAAGCTATTGAAAATAAAACGTACCGACTTGATGACGATGAGCAAGCTTATGAAGTAAAGATCGATCATTTGTATTTATACACTGGCGTTCTTCGAATCTATATCTCAGCCAAAATCAGTGAATGA